Proteins co-encoded in one Synechococcus elongatus PCC 6301 genomic window:
- a CDS encoding serine/threonine phosphatase, which translates to MLSLSLAQMEVAATTDVGMRRSQNEDFYVYHYQLEHLETPSGTSVQAKGLFVLCDGMGGHARGEIASLEAARVFKQQIEAQWTTELPSREALRSAVLAANQALFELNQAAAVSGSDRMGTTLVAILLQGTRVAIIHVGDSRAYRYSRLTGLDQLTRDHEVGQLAIAQGVDPDVAYARPEAHQLTQALGPRNNDWLDPEVRFLEVREDTVFLLCSDGLSDFDLVEEVTETHVAPLLQTRTSLQYGIQQLVEIANEAGGHDNITVVAVRLRLRPQLGPVI; encoded by the coding sequence ATGCTCTCGTTGTCCCTGGCTCAAATGGAGGTGGCAGCCACGACTGATGTCGGGATGCGGCGCAGCCAAAACGAGGATTTCTACGTCTATCACTATCAGCTTGAACACCTCGAAACACCCTCGGGCACTTCTGTTCAAGCCAAAGGGCTGTTTGTGCTCTGTGATGGCATGGGCGGTCATGCTCGCGGCGAAATCGCCAGCTTGGAAGCGGCGCGGGTATTTAAGCAGCAAATCGAAGCCCAGTGGACGACAGAGCTGCCCAGTCGCGAGGCGTTGCGATCAGCAGTACTCGCGGCTAATCAAGCCCTGTTTGAACTGAATCAGGCCGCGGCCGTTTCCGGCAGCGATCGCATGGGAACGACCTTGGTGGCGATTCTTCTGCAAGGCACCAGAGTGGCGATCATCCACGTCGGTGACAGTCGCGCCTATCGCTATTCGCGGCTGACGGGGCTTGATCAGCTGACGCGCGATCATGAAGTCGGTCAGTTGGCGATCGCTCAAGGCGTTGATCCAGACGTTGCCTACGCCCGACCGGAAGCCCACCAGCTCACCCAAGCGCTGGGCCCACGCAACAACGATTGGCTAGATCCGGAAGTGCGCTTTCTGGAAGTTCGGGAGGACACGGTCTTTCTGCTCTGTTCCGATGGCCTGTCGGACTTTGACCTCGTTGAAGAAGTAACTGAAACGCACGTTGCCCCGCTGCTGCAGACCCGGACGAGCCTGCAGTATGGCATCCAGCAATTGGTCGAAATCGCGAATGAAGCGGGAGGCCACGACAACATTACGGTGGTGGCGGTGCGGCTGCGCTTGCGCCCGCAACTGGGACCAGTGATTTAA
- a CDS encoding histidine phosphatase family protein: MRLRLIRHAEAIGNAEARMLGRQDQPLTADGLTQAEQLGKQWQQTCCWRPQAIWTSPLQRAQQTAIALSQGQTPVIPLLVQPALTEIDLGCLTGLTWPEAEQRYPDLCQQLLRDRHWRPIPEAETLSDCRMRAEQVCTQLIHTEADLWVISHGGFLQHLLAALLGCDRSWGLDWPLLGAIDLSLAHEDWDTAGRDRWNTSLWRWQILHWPSRSAI; encoded by the coding sequence ATGCGACTACGGCTGATTCGCCACGCTGAGGCGATCGGGAATGCCGAGGCACGGATGCTGGGCCGCCAAGATCAGCCGCTGACGGCTGACGGCCTGACTCAAGCGGAGCAACTCGGCAAACAGTGGCAACAGACCTGCTGCTGGCGCCCCCAAGCCATTTGGACAAGCCCCCTCCAGCGTGCTCAGCAAACCGCGATCGCGCTCAGTCAGGGTCAGACGCCTGTCATTCCCCTGTTGGTGCAGCCGGCACTGACTGAAATAGACTTGGGCTGCCTGACCGGACTGACCTGGCCCGAGGCTGAACAACGCTATCCCGATCTCTGTCAGCAATTGCTGCGCGATCGCCACTGGCGACCGATTCCCGAGGCAGAGACTTTGTCGGACTGTCGAATGCGAGCCGAGCAGGTCTGCACTCAGCTGATCCACACCGAGGCCGATCTTTGGGTGATTAGCCACGGCGGTTTCCTGCAGCATCTCTTGGCTGCCCTTCTGGGCTGCGATCGCAGTTGGGGACTGGACTGGCCACTCCTAGGGGCGATCGACCTGAGTCTCGCCCATGAAGATTGGGATACCGCAGGCAGAGATCGCTGGAACACCTCGCTCTGGCGCTGGCAGATCCTACATTGGCCGAGCCGCTCAGCGATCTGA